The genomic stretch TAGTGGTTCATCATATCTATGCTCGGTGACAGGGATTCGTCACGAGCTTTTGTATCGCCTGTCAGATGACTATGATTGATCGTGTTTATTACACCGTCGCTTTAGCCGTTCACAGTCTCTTATGTTAAAGTTTTACTATTGCATTATATTTGACAAGTATAATACAGATAGTGAAGGAAGTACAAGTCATAATATACAAATGATATTAATTGTGTTTGTGGCAAGCGTCCAACTTGTCTAATTAATGTGACAAACTCGTTTCAATAGAATGAGACGGATACACGTGAACTGTATAGTTATAACGACTGGTATTACTTCCTTTCAGTATTATAACGATTTGTACTCAATTATTTTTGCTCAGTCGCCTTTGAGTCAGCGCTGTTATCCGTATATTGAGAGCTTAGCAGCGGAAATTAACGCATTTACTTATGGCCTGCGGGTAACATATAGATCACTGCAATACTGTAAAACATGTTTCGGGTAATCGTATTATACATGTTAGGACTTATCGGGAAAACGCGCGCACCCGCACATTTATGAGCCGCTGAGCCTGGTGCAGCGGGTAGAGCCACCGTGCTACGGTTGTATCGATGTTGGTTCCAGACGCGCGTTCCCGTCTGGCGAGAAGGTGACGTACACGGGCGCGGAGGTGGTGTGCAGCAGCTGCGTGGCGGCGCCGCAGCGGCAGAcggcgcgcgccgcgccgccgcacgCGTCGCCCGCGTCCCCCGCGCCCGCCTCGCCCGCCTCGCTCGCCTCGCCGCCGCGCCAGCCCCACGCCCTCGACCAGAACGGTGAGCCCGCACTAGGTATGCACACACTTCCCTACTGACTACCGCCGCCGATGACGACACGGCGCCGCGGCTGAGGCCTACGGTGACTCCTCTCACCCTGTACACTGTACCAACGAAATATCTGTTGTACGCTCGTAGGCCCCGGCTGTGGCGCTGCGACGAACAGGTAGAGTTGAGCTGAAAGTAGGCGGAGAGACAGAACAGTGTTTGCGGACACCCGAGTGCCGCCTCGTCTCCGAGGGCATGGACGTCTGGGCTGTTAAATAATACGACCCACTTGTTCATACTTTGACTCAGACGTGTCTCTAAACACTGTCATAATTTGTGATggaaaaaaaaactcttttccTGGTGTGTGAAGAATCTTTGCTTGATGTGTAAATAACGCTAACTGCACTGCTGTAACGTTCACTATTGAGTCGCGTCAACTCGCGCGGTACTAACGTCATGTCACGCCAAACTTTCATGTTCACTCTCACCTCTGCACGATGCATGCTCTGATACCATCGCTCCTCAACTGACGACACGCCAACATCTTGTTTACTAACCGATTTAATGAAACAAATTCAAACACTTTTGCctaataactaagtaaatacCTACACGACCTTGTGTTTTCGTTGAGGAACGAGTGttgattaattgtttttaaatgatgACTTTTGTATTACTGTAATAACGTGGATGTCAGCACGCGAATGTCCGATAACATGTCAGAACGACTATGTATTGGAGTAAGTACGAAGACACGCGACGTGAGGCGTGACCTTCACCTTGTCTTGACAATGACTGTACTGTCTTCACTCACAACTCGCGCAGACAATCAACCagatttatatatatttaacattattaaactatcgcaacttgtacacataatacctAAAAAGTTACACTACGGGTTTTATGCGCTGTGAGTCGTTGTGCATCTTAGTGTCTGTTGTATCTATTTGATGGTATGTCGACCTTTTTACACACATAGTCTTAAATGGGACGAGAAAGTTCATCCAACTGGGGCACAGAGTGTTAAAACCACTTGCTCAATTACAACGACACTTGCCAaagtataaaacaatgaaacgAAACCTCGGCCCTGCCGCTCGGGAGTTAGGAGTCGAGCGTGAGGTTGATTAAAGGCGTGTGTACCTTGCGATACTGTTGTAGTGTACTAACTGTGTACAGTGCACTGTGCCGGCTCTGTCGTACAATATAATACGTGAGTTGTTGTTCGTGTTACAGAGTGTGCGGGCTGCGGCCAGGAGCTTTCCGAGGGACAAGCGCTAGTCGCACTAGACAGGTGAGTTACCACCTCCCCCCCTCAGCCGTCGCTCACCCCTCGCCGCTCGGTGGCACGTGACTGTGCGCGTTATTAACGAGGGTCGCGGACGAAAGGTCGACGGTCTCGTGCCTAATTGTCATCATTAATCGTTAAAGGTTGTTCAAAATAGCCGGCGGTCAGGTGATCTACTGCCTGAAAACTAAGTTCGACTCGTTTACGGCAAACGACGCTATATGATTTTAACGAAATGATAGCAAACAATTACTATGCAAACGTTATTTcaaagaaacaacaaaatcgTTATCTATCTTTTGAGTCATGTGATCTTTCCTGCGGGGATTCAGATCGCGCATGTTGGATGTTGTAACATTGTGTGTGGTGCTGCAGACAATGGCACACGTGGTGCTTCGCGTGCGGCGAGTGCGGCGCCGTGCTGCAGGGCGAGTACATGGGGCGCGAGGGCGTGCCGTACTGCGAGCGCGACTACCAGCGCCTGTACGGCGTGCGCTGCGCCTACTGCCAGCGGTACATCTCCGGCAAAGTGCTGCAGGTACCACGCCGCCGCACACCTCACACGTCTCCTTACTTCTCACTATCACATTCTTCTTTTCCGTCTTTATTTCCTCTTTCCATACTCCTTGCTACATTTTTTACTTGTCTCCCGCTCATATCGTCTTCTGATCGCCCTTCCATTTCAATTTATAGTCTCCCTCATTCGTTTAACTCATCTTGTCTCCTATTCTTGTGGTTCGGTTTTAATTTTCCATTTGTCTCGGTATCTCTTGATTATTTCACTAAAGTGCAGCATATTTGCATGCTTGTGCAGTAGCATGATAAGTAACACTCGTGGGAACCACTTCCACCACAATGATCTAATAATATCGTTTCAACGATAAcagttattgtaataatattatgttagctATAAATAGTGCGGTGGCGCATCTCTGACGTCACGCGGTGTGACGTCTCGCGGCGGGATCATCGCGACACGTCATCGACGTCACTACTATGCATCGTTCAGCAAATAATCGTATCGGGACCTCGCGTACCGCTCCCACTCGCCGCGCACTTATCGTCGGGAACAATGGTCATATGTTACACAGCACTCATTCGTATCAATCGCATAACGTAGTGTACGTTAAGGTCAGCGTTACGCGTTGGTATGTTTAATGAATTGACATTACATGAAGTATGCGTGTGTGCGGCAGGCGGGCGAGAACCACCACTTCCACCCGACGTGCGCGCGCTGCAGCAAGTGCGGGGACCCGTTCGGCGACGGCGAGGAGATGTTCCTGCAGGGCGCCGCCATCTGGCACCCGCGCTGCGGGCCCGCGCCGCTCGACCCGCACCTCGCCGCCGACCACGACGCGCTCGCGCACGACCGCGCCTCCGCCGACCTGCAGGTCAGCGCCCCGCCTCCCCTACTGCACTGCATCGCACCCTTACACGTATATACGTAGTATACGTGGTTAACATCTCAACATTATACTTAATGTTACATTAATACATTAGTCGGTGtaaaacatgaatattaaaaagtagaaCTTTCGACTTACTGACTGAGGATTtcccaaaaacaaattgaatatcAAAACTAGTCgttgtttaatgcattttactgtttattactatttatgttGTCCGTTTTgcttgtgttattttttattaattattatttcattctttttagttatttatgattttttattcacGCAAACTATCGCAAGCAGAACACGCTGCCTTCCGCAAACATTCACTGAACTGTTAGTGAAGGGATGATCGCGGAAGGATTCACTTGCAAGGATATTTGAGTcattatgatttatatattcCTGTAAGAGCCACACGGTCACCCGCCGCGCGTCGCACGTGACGTGTGTCGTGTGACGTGTGTCGTGTGAGGCGCGTGCGGTGACGTGTCATGTTGTTGTGTTCAGTTCTCGCTGCGGTCGCGCACGCCCAGCGTCAACGGCTCCTACTGCAGCCCCTACAGTAGCTTGACCAGGAAGGTCCGTCACActttaccttttattttattatttttttactttatttgaatgCGACACTTGTGTTCTTGAAACAATGTACACTTTTACAATGAAGTACTAAGTGGAAATTCAGAATGCTGTTTCAATGCctgtactatttttttttgtgccGTCCGGAATGATGTCGAGttcatttcaaattattaaaatatcgcGAATGGCAGATTTGATTGTACAGTATTGTATCAAGAACATGggtgtatgattttttttgagTTGACACATTTACACGTTTCAGTTTTATTTGAGAAACAATTATCATTTATAGTAATGTtcagtttatttacatttatatgtcGTAATGTATTATGTTATGTTGTACATATTTGTGGCACGCGGCGACCGAGCATGTGGATGTGTTGACTAACTGAGACGACGTCGACGACAACGTTATacttaacaattaattacattacCTCTCACCTGGTCCCGTGtagtttcagtaaaaaaatacatctttattGGTTTTTTTAAATCGATACGTGTAACGTATCGAGGGTAACTTCGACATCTTCTAAAGTTGTTATtattgatttgtattttttatgaataatgtaGTCTCGCGACTGTTCGTATATGATTATGACAAAGCGGTCGGCATGTAAGAATGCACGTGTGCGCAGTACGGGTACCGCGCCGTGTCGCCGGGGCTGGTGCTGCGCGAGTACCGCGACGCGGGCGCGTGCTCGCCGCACCGCATCACCACGTACTCGTACCTCACGAGCGAGCCCAACTACCTGCGCCGCCCGCTGCAGCCCTACGACCGCGCCACCACGTCGCCGCACTTCCACCGCCCGCCGTGTGAGTACCGCCGCGCTGTACTGTACAGTACGTGAGCCGCTgacactgacactgacactCCCCCCCCCCACAGCGGCGGGCGGCAGCAGCACGCGGGCCTCGTCGCGCGCCGGCAGCAAGGCGTCGTCGCGGCCCGGCATGCGCGTGCTGGTCGACTCCATCCGCAGCGAGACGCCGCGCCCCAAGTCGCCGCACATGAACAACGAGGTACGACACGCCCGATACCTAATTAcgataattatattcttttaattcTATTCTCGAGAATAATAAAGAGTTTTTGCGAGGCGACTGACCTCCCGTGGCCTCCGTCGACAGTGCTGTAGTGCGAACGAGCGGGCCCTAAAGCCGCGTGTGCGACCATGTTACAGGAGCCGATCGAGCTGTCCCACTACCCGGCCGCCTACAAGCCGCCGCCCGGCACCAAACCCAAGATAGAGCGGGACGACTTCCCCGCGCCGCCCTACCCCTACACAGACCCAGGTACACTCGCACGTATTACAACTTAATATTCGGTACGAGTTattcatgttttatattttatattatctccaagaaaactattataaatgtaGCGACAAACCGTACGACTAGCGACATCTATCgaatttaatgcaaaattaataaaaaaaagggaCGCCTTTATAAGGTAACGCCACCTGATCTTTTCGTTGATCGGCCACAGTAagcgatattttattataatgaagatTTTTATGTGTTAATTGTTTCGTTGAAGACCTTATTAAAATTGtcttcagattttttttaagtcgtATGCAATAAACAAGATATATTGATAAACGGTGATCGTGCCACGTTACAGAGCGTCGTCGGCGCTGGTCCGACACGTACAAGGGCATGGTGGACAGCGACGACGAGGCGGACGGCAAACTGAACGGCAAGGTCAACGGCAACGGCGACATCGACCCCAAGCTGCGCCGCGAGGAGCAGGAGCTCGCCAAGATCGAGACCGGCATCGCGCAGGTACACGCATACCTCACGACACACACGGCTCGTTCGATACACCGTTTCATTTATTGGGGCATCATTAGCTCACTGACGAGTCGCATCGAAAATTTCAGGTGTTTCTCAAAGAAGTAAAAGAACGAGAGAAACTTCAACAGTGGAAGAAACAAAACTTGGACCCTAGAAACGCGAGCAGGTACGTGCGCTCAGTGAGCCTACAGCTCCAGCGAGCGCCGCTAGTACATGACACGTGTGTGCACTGTGCAGGACCCCGTCGGCGTCGCGCGAGCCGCTGCCGCGCCTGCGCTACTCGTCGCCGCTGGGCGCGTCGCCGAGCCGCTCGCTGGAGGCGGCGCGCGACCACGAGCCCTACTACGAGCACACCAGCCACTCGCACATACCCACCTACAACGGTCAGCACCCACGCGTTTATATCCTTCCGTATTGATTATGATACGTCTATATTTAACTATAAGTCTAAAATGTCTTAATAATTGTGACGTCGTCGTCGTCGATCCCGCGCTCTCTTCGCGTCGTCGATGAATCGAATCATGTTACTACGTCGACGACTATTGATTTATAACATTGCGTTTAGACTGAGCGACGACGTCACAAAAAATACTCCTTTAActatataatgatattattacatTGGTTTTATGGGATATCACGTGATAATTAACCGTATAATGGAGCCGCTCACCGGTGGCGACGCCCGACTAACCGGCCTAGTATGTAACGGTACCCGGGAGCGCTCGGGAGATATAATGCCGACACCGCCGTGACCCTACCCTCGCGGACTAAACTAACTATTCTGATTACTTACTGACCGCTCCAGTTCACGACACACAACCGTCTTAACTTGTTAAGAATCatatttaactacaaaattTACTTAAACGAAACATATTTAACTActgcaaaaaatataactaaacttCGCAAAGTGAGCTGTGGTTTGTGAACTGTAGTGTGATCAATTCGCGTATGTGTATGAAGGACCCTGCGTAGTCGGTATACTTTGTATCGTAAACATTGAATGTGCGGTTAAGTTTGTGTGTAACGAGTGAACACGTACGTCATACAGCGTTACTCTAACACGATGAGTGGTACACGTCACGTTGTGTCTGTTACAGTACAAACGTACTTGTACTCCACCGAGGACGGTGAGTCGCTCGCTCACACTACTCTGCTCTAATACTACACGCCACACTCGACCACCACGTACCACCTAGCATCTTACGATatagacaataatatattagtacGTCACATTCGTGCGCAGTGCTGAGTGGCGTATGTTGTGGTGGAGTGTTGGCTAACAACACGACACATGAGTAGTATCACACAGTAACGCATCGCAAAGACGCCGCGTCTTTCATCACATACCGCAGTCCgcgctcacacacacacacacacacacacacacgtgcACGTGTGTGCACGACgaggtgtgtgtgtgtgcacggCACGTGTAGCGCGCGGGAGCAGCGGGCAGCAGGTGAGGGCCGCCAGTAACGCTTTGTGTATGTCTAATGTCACGCTTCTGCTTACCGCTGACGcatctatttatctatactaatactaatactaatgaATACTCCTGTTAAACACATCCCCTTCCTTTACAATGCTCAATTTACACttgttataacaaataaaaccagtcatatatttttttctaaagcaCAACTTTTTTTCACAAGTACTAGTGATTACTCATTTGAAAACAATATGTATACGTAATAATTATTCGCTACCAGTCCCCTTCTACTGCTGGCTACTTAAACACAGTTTGGACTACTTTATGTTGGATGTCGCTTCAGCTTACAGCGCATCGCTGTTGTGACACGCTATGTCTTGTGCTCGTAGTTATTACACCTCATTGGGTTACGTTCTACGCTTCGTACTGTTTTCGCTTTGTCTGTTATATACATTCCATGCAATGTTGCCAAGTAAATAATACTACGAATCACACCAATTTCTATTCAATAATTCTTTGTCAATTTGACGCCTAGTCACTTGTCGTTCATCGCGCGTACACCGACTGTGCTGTGTATATAAGCTCTCAAGACAACTTTGCATATGAACAACATGCTTGGCAAAATTGCTACTTATTTAAGTTAGGCTTgttaaatatatacctattcGGGTCGACATcttcggttcggcagtatttatcgataatattataatgtaacgggtcttaatcgcgattgaaaatcgTTAAGTATTTATCGAAtcacaaaaccgactcgaagcatTGCACTCGtttggcttgtgccgatcggaaAGTACGCTCGGGTCCGATCCGGGCACAACTCGGTTCAAACATTCAGGTGCGGCGATGCGCCTAAGCTACTTAATGTCGAACCGAATATtatatatgtgtagcaagccttacggTGGCTAAATATTAGTATGTACTTAGAAAGTTTACGCTTCGTACGGCTtcgttatttattacattaacatttcaataagtgtttattatttattatatttaagtttattacattatatttataagttttatgttagctttataattttataatgtatgtaGTATTATTACacatgtaggtatattatatgtattgtgATATCGGTACTAGTATTTGGTTATATGATATGTTGCGCCTCTATATGTGCATGAGGCATGTGTCGTGCGCGCGCAGCTCGGCCGCCAGGCGGGGCTGAGCGCGTGGTGtagcgtgtgtgtgtgtgtagtgGTGCACGGCGCGCCGCGGCCCGGCTCGGGGCTGCGCTCCAGCACGCTGCCCGCCGCGCTGTCCCGCCGCCAGCACGTGAGCGTGAGTACACTGAGTACGTAGGGAGGGAGGGTCGGTCGGTGACGCAGGTCGTGTGCTGTTGCAGTGGTGTCGTCGCTGCGGGCGGCGCCGCGGCCCGGCTACGGGCTGGCGCCGCGCTCGCACACGTTCTCGTCCAGCACGGCCGTGAGTATGCGCGCGGCGCCCCCCCCGCACGCCCCGCACACCCCGCACACCCCGCTCAACACGTCGGTAAATACGCCGCGGCCCCCCGCCCTGTATACATATACTGATGCTCCTGTGCCGCTGTCCGTGGAACCAGCGCGAGCGACCCGTGCCGCCGACGTTGACGGCCCCTCGTCAGTGCGGCGCTCGCCTTTATATACGATGTGATAGTTTGTGCAGCTACGAGTCGACGCTGGTTCCACTGATATCGTAGACGACTTGTTCTTTGATAGTCCAGAATCTTCTTTTATCGTTTCGAATCAATGCTGTACCCGATCTTTCTTATACTAAATGTTTCCTATTTGTAAAGTTACAGAGTGTTAAGTGTCACGGCTACGTGGCAAGTAGCCACTAAGGTCGCATATCCTTTCGCATGGGTATTGTTGAATATTAcgttttttacaattaattaattgattcaTATAAAGATACTTTTATTAAAGACAGATTTTAGTTACTTTGACGATTAAAATTGAAAGTAGTGTTGTAGTGTAGAGGATGAGTGTATCGTGTTAAGTATGATATTGTGTGTTATAGGGCGACTTCACATTCAGCGGGATGGGAGACAAGACGCATAGCACGGACTTCAGCAGCGGCAAGTCAGATAGTGAGTAGTAATTTACTGCAAAACTACACTGTACATTATACATTCAAAAGAAACAATCGTTAAATACGATATCTCCTGCATTTGTAACTATTACCGacacgatataataatatattattaaagtacataggtatataagtatttattttgtatatttattattaaaaaataattattactaaattgTATGTATTGCCATATTTATCTACTCGTATTCTGTAaggtatctgggggcacggaagtgcccccgcaagtcgagcaaaaaaaaagcggcacggccgtaacatccttttctcgaagcaattcgggctatttttgacacccctataatttcgtagtggataaaacaagaagcctggattttcagcaactaatcagtcattgtataaacacggtatatttaaaatttcagtcaatttgaaccagcagtttaagaatgacaacttgttaaaattttgaattttgtcactcactgattcactgactcactgactcaccgatcatcaaaagtctaaggtacttctagcagacttagaagcttaaaatttagaatacaaatagggtttagtgtcttaatcatgggaaaaattcaatattttctaatttcggtcaagttttctaaatacactaactgcaacaataactttgtaatcccatataaatgtataagattacaaggttaaatttgcagttaatgaattaaattattatttctgtagaaaataaaataaataggtgtaaatatgtatctactgtATGAgtcataacgggagggggtatagggtgggtaagggtgtttagtccatgaaactgaacaacattcccataggaaaatatgttgaattatgaaaaaaatacggctttccatacaaattggacttatgtttgctctattcgctctacaaaaagaagtgagatgccatcaaaaacattctgtaaaaacctcaagtctcgccgtaaaaagttgtgagatctatataataccaagtcgattaatctatttagtctctacttaaaggaccttctgtcttaagttattacgtatgttattatcatgccaatttaaaaaaaaatacctttaaaataaatagatcgacttggtcatcgcaagaaaacacaaattcgccattaacatttcaggagcattaacttctcgtcgtgctgtgtagtgtgatacatgctaataatcaaatcatgcgatggccaggtcggtctatttgttttagaggtattttttttaaattggcatgataataacatacgtaataacttaagacagaaggtcctttaagtagagactaaatagattaatcgacttggtattatatagatctcacaactttttacggcgagacttgaggtttttacagaatgtttttgatggcatattataTACTCGTAACAGCGACGTGCTGTATACCGATACTGAGTACATTGACGTAGGCGTTACGTAGTGTTGGACAATGTGTGTGAGTGTGGAGGGTGTGGGGAGTGGCTGTACTGACGGTTGTCGTTGTTGTGTTATGCGCTCGCGCAGTGCGGACGGACCTGTGCAGTAAGTAGCGCCGCCGGCTTGCGCCGCCAGCTTGCGCCACACGACATCCGCAATGTTCCGCAGTAGAGCAAACACACGACCATTGTTTATGTATCCTTGTGTCCTCGTACCTGTAGCGTTATATTTACTACTTACATGTTGCGCCTTTTGCCTCATTCAGTTTTATGTTTCGGTCGTTAGCGCGTCCCCGCCGACCGTTTCGTTCATGATGTATCGTGTCGAATCGCTTACAGAACGAGAACACGGTTCACTTTTAGTACGCAGTCGCACTCATGTCGCAGTCGGTATTTCTAGCACCCGCCTACCGCATCAATGATGTAACGATGACGTCATATTTGTTgtcgatttttataaatttacttcgtattttattactattattacattacattcaCTCGCATGAGCTTAGCTTCCGAATATGTATTTAGTTGGGTCAACTCACACCGTAAGAGCGGCGAAGGGCAGAGACTCGAAGCGCAGTATCAGTAATGTACTATGAAGTGTGCTCGTGCTGGGAGTCCTGCGACTTCTCGAGCACACTCCATAGTACACTGAAACTGCGCTTCGAGTCGAGTCGCTGCCCCTCGCCGCTCTTTCGGCGTGAGTGGACCCTAACGGTGTCAGAGGTCGCGGCCGATATTAATGCGTTGGGAATGTTTGCAGTTTCTGCCGGCTCAATAACCGACGTGGACAGGAGCGCCGTGGTGAGTGACTGCTCGAGTGTGGTGGTGAGGTGGTGAGGTGAGTGAGGCTGGCGCGGAGAGTGACGGTGTACGTGTTGCAGACCACGGACGGCGGCGTGGTGGTGCGCGGCGTGGCGCTGGGCGTGGGCGGGCGCCACACGAGCGCCAGCGGCGCCGGCatggcgggcggcggcggcgcgggctcCGTGCGGCGCTCGCTGCCCAACATGGCCACCAGCCACCTGCTGCACGAGCCCGCCAAGCTCTACCCCTACCACCTGCTGCTCATCACCAACTACCGCCTGCCGCCCGACGTCGACCGCCTCAACCTCGAGGTACGGCCCGGCCTAGTCTCTCTCCACCCCCCTCTCTCTGTGTGTCTCGTGTGAGCCTCGTGTTGTTGTTCCGCAGCGCCACCTGTCGGACGCGGAGTTCGAGGCGATCCTGCAGATCGGGCGGCAGGACTTCTACCGCCTGCCGCAGTGGCGCCGCAACGAGCTCAAGCGCCGCGCGAGACTGTTCTAAGGCGCCGCCTCGCACTCTCTGTACTGTATCGTACgttgttattatttgtaactTGAACTACACGTTACTTTATCCCTAgtgatgatattatattagcgttcacataataaaattatatattatgttagcGTGAGAGCGCGTACGTGCGTGTACCCGCACCGCGTGTGACCGCGTGTGACCGCGGCACGCACGCGCGCGCCTCGATGCCTTGTTTATATTGAGATATATACagatacttatataatattatatatattgtgATTTGTGTGGGCGCGTGGATTGATTTACTTTAGTGAGAACCAAATATATTACGATatgtaagataaatattttgagttaGGTTTTAAGTTGGGACATAGATAACTATATCGCTATGTAACGGTAGCTATAAGTGTAGCTTTTGTGGGTAGTGGacgattcttttatttttactaaagtgTAAGTGGAGCGAGGTGCGGCCCTTGAGTGGGCACCGCGGGAGTGCCGAGAGCGCACTCCTGCGATCAGAGCATAACTACTAAATATCATAATACTGTGGACACGCGCGTGCCGCACTGCCGCCTGCGCTCACCTAGTACATGTCGCGAGTGTCGTTGTGTGACTACTATCAATAAACAAATGAAGCATAATCACAGCTGCAGGCGCCGCGGGTCGCGCGCGCGCGTTTGTGCGAGTGTGTGTGTCGaatgcgtgtgtgtgtgtgtgtgtgtgcgtgtgtggtGTGAGGGTGCGCGTGCGCGCATGTGTGCGTTCGCGCACTCTCACACACTTCTATAATTACGtcgttgtttttaattttattctaggcagatattatttttggttgcaatatagataaaaattatattcgagtattgtatttttttttattgagcgTTTTGATGGCTTACGAGATAACATGTATAGTCAGTAAGGTTCGCGTAAGAG from Anticarsia gemmatalis isolate Benzon Research Colony breed Stoneville strain chromosome 24, ilAntGemm2 primary, whole genome shotgun sequence encodes the following:
- the Unc-115a gene encoding actin binding LIM protein Uncoordinated 115a isoform X4; this translates as MRPKEETDTKLQTGTFILSEKIDDTKSKKSEKDMKKEIKRLEKEKQEREKREKKAREKEKEREKQAKKGKVVCAMCGGKCSGEVLRVSDKYFHTACFTCRTCTASLAKGGFFCKDGHYYCPHDYQRAFGTRCAACDQYVEGEVVSALGNTYHQKCFTCARCKRAFPSGEKVTYTGAEVVCSSCVAAPQRQTARAAPPHASPASPAPASPASLASPPRQPHALDQNGEPALECAGCGQELSEGQALVALDRQWHTWCFACGECGAVLQGEYMGREGVPYCERDYQRLYGVRCAYCQRYISGKVLQAGENHHFHPTCARCSKCGDPFGDGEEMFLQGAAIWHPRCGPAPLDPHLAADHDALAHDRASADLQFSLRSRTPSVNGSYCSPYSSLTRKYGYRAVSPGLVLREYRDAGACSPHRITTYSYLTSEPNYLRRPLQPYDRATTSPHFHRPPSAGGSSTRASSRAGSKASSRPGMRVLVDSIRSETPRPKSPHMNNEEPIELSHYPAAYKPPPGTKPKIERDDFPAPPYPYTDPERRRRWSDTYKGMVDSDDEADGKLNGKVNGNGDIDPKLRREEQELAKIETGIAQVFLKEVKEREKLQQWKKQNLDPRNASRTPSASREPLPRLRYSSPLGASPSRSLEAARDHEPYYEHTSHSHIPTYNVVSSLRAAPRPGYGLAPRSHTFSSSTAGDFTFSGMGDKTHSTDFSSGKSDISAGSITDVDRSAVTTDGGVVVRGVALGVGGRHTSASGAGMAGGGGAGSVRRSLPNMATSHLLHEPAKLYPYHLLLITNYRLPPDVDRLNLERHLSDAEFEAILQIGRQDFYRLPQWRRNELKRRARLF
- the Unc-115a gene encoding actin binding LIM protein Uncoordinated 115a isoform X5 produces the protein MRPKEETDTKLQTGTFILSEKIDDTKSKKSEKDMKKEIKRLEKEKQEREKREKKAREKEKEREKQAKKGKVVCAMCGGKCSGEVLRVSDKYFHTACFTCRTCTASLAKGGFFCKDGHYYCPHDYQRAFGTRCAACDQYVEGEVVSALGNTYHQKCFTCARCKRAFPSGEKVTYTGAEVVCSSCVAAPQRQTARAAPPHASPASPAPASPASLASPPRQPHALDQNGEPALECAGCGQELSEGQALVALDRQWHTWCFACGECGAVLQGEYMGREGVPYCERDYQRLYGVRCAYCQRYISGKVLQAGENHHFHPTCARCSKCGDPFGDGEEMFLQGAAIWHPRCGPAPLDPHLAADHDALAHDRASADLQYGYRAVSPGLVLREYRDAGACSPHRITTYSYLTSEPNYLRRPLQPYDRATTSPHFHRPPSAGGSSTRASSRAGSKASSRPGMRVLVDSIRSETPRPKSPHMNNEEPIELSHYPAAYKPPPGTKPKIERDDFPAPPYPYTDPERRRRWSDTYKGMVDSDDEADGKLNGKVNGNGDIDPKLRREEQELAKIETGIAQVFLKEVKEREKLQQWKKQNLDPRNASRTPSASREPLPRLRYSSPLGASPSRSLEAARDHEPYYEHTSHSHIPTYNVVSSLRAAPRPGYGLAPRSHTFSSSTAVSMRAAPPPHAPHTPHTPLNTSGDFTFSGMGDKTHSTDFSSGKSDISAGSITDVDRSAVTTDGGVVVRGVALGVGGRHTSASGAGMAGGGGAGSVRRSLPNMATSHLLHEPAKLYPYHLLLITNYRLPPDVDRLNLERHLSDAEFEAILQIGRQDFYRLPQWRRNELKRRARLF
- the Unc-115a gene encoding actin binding LIM protein Uncoordinated 115a isoform X3 — encoded protein: MRPKEETDTKLQTGTFILSEKIDDTKSKKSEKDMKKEIKRLEKEKQEREKREKKAREKEKEREKQAKKGKVVCAMCGGKCSGEVLRVSDKYFHTACFTCRTCTASLAKGGFFCKDGHYYCPHDYQRAFGTRCAACDQYVEGEVVSALGNTYHQKCFTCARCKRAFPSGEKVTYTGAEVVCSSCVAAPQRQTARAAPPHASPASPAPASPASLASPPRQPHALDQNGEPALECAGCGQELSEGQALVALDRQWHTWCFACGECGAVLQGEYMGREGVPYCERDYQRLYGVRCAYCQRYISGKVLQAGENHHFHPTCARCSKCGDPFGDGEEMFLQGAAIWHPRCGPAPLDPHLAADHDALAHDRASADLQFSLRSRTPSVNGSYCSPYSSLTRKYGYRAVSPGLVLREYRDAGACSPHRITTYSYLTSEPNYLRRPLQPYDRATTSPHFHRPPSAGGSSTRASSRAGSKASSRPGMRVLVDSIRSETPRPKSPHMNNEEPIELSHYPAAYKPPPGTKPKIERDDFPAPPYPYTDPERRRRWSDTYKGMVDSDDEADGKLNGKVNGNGDIDPKLRREEQELAKIETGIAQVFLKEVKEREKLQQWKKQNLDPRNASRTPSASREPLPRLRYSSPLGASPSRSLEAARDHEPYYEHTSHSHIPTYNVVHGAPRPGSGLRSSTLPAALSRRQHVSGDFTFSGMGDKTHSTDFSSGKSDISAGSITDVDRSAVTTDGGVVVRGVALGVGGRHTSASGAGMAGGGGAGSVRRSLPNMATSHLLHEPAKLYPYHLLLITNYRLPPDVDRLNLERHLSDAEFEAILQIGRQDFYRLPQWRRNELKRRARLF